TCATCCGGTCCAGCGCCGAGCGACCACCGAACGGGGGCGCCGCGTTCGGCCGCTTCACCCATTCGTCGGCCGCGTCTTCGTCGGGCAACAGCCTGCCCTACTCTTGGTCTTCGGGCGGAGCCGGGGCAGCGGGGGAGCACTGTGCCAACCTTGACCGATGGCCGGACCTTGCATAGGCTGGCTTTATGGCTCACTCGGACCGGATCACCATCGAGCCCGGAAAACGTAGCGGCAAGCCCTGCATCCGCGGACTGCGCATCACTGTTTCCGACGTACTCGACTACTTGGCGAGCGGCATGTCCGAGGAAGACGTGCTCCGCGACTTCCCCGACCTTACGCGTGAAGATATCCGGGCCTGCCTCGCGTTCGACGCCGAACAGGGCGCGACGCTGCTTGTGATCGCGCCCAGCGCGTACTAGTGCCACGCCCCTTCGGCACCAGGCTATGGCCGCGGTTTCGATGATCAATCGAAGGTCCTCGCTTCCGGTTCCGAAGTGGTATTGAAGCGGTAACCGAATCCTGAACCGTACCGGGTTTCCTAGAGGCTCGATTTATTGGGAGCCGTTGGAGTGCGCCCCTTGAAGTGGACACTCTCGGCTGGAAGGATTGACAGGCGATGGGGTATTGAGCCGTCGGCTTGCGTAGATTGGCCCACTTTAAACAACGCATTTAATGCGTATTTTGTCTTGCCAGTGCGTCGAATAGACCGTATAATATACGCAAGGAGTGCGTAGAATGGGCCCTCGGTACATCCACCAACAGCCAGCATGGCCCCGTTTTCGATGGGATCAGGAGACTCTGGCCGGGCCGCTGGCCGAGATCCGGCACCAGCAGGGCCGGCTCCTGGGGCGCATGGAAGGGCTGGGTTTTCCCTTTCAGAAGGAGGCGGAGTTGCGCACACTTACGCTCGACGTTCTCAAATCCAGTGAGATCGAAGGCGAAAAGCTGGACGCGGAACAGGTGCGATCCTCCATCGCACGGCGCCTGGGGCTCGAGACGGCGGGCACCGTGGCAGTGGGCCGGGACGTCGAGGGTGTCGTGGAGATGATGCTCGATGCCACACAGAACTTTGCCCAACCGCTGAGCGAGGAGCGTCTATTTGGCTGGCACGCAGCGCTCTTCCCCACCGGCTATAGCGGCATGCGCAAGATCAAGGTTGCCGCATGGCGCGACGATGCCGAAGGGCCGATGGAGATCGTATCGGGTGCAGTCGGCAAGGAGCACGTGCACTACAGGGCGCCGGCAGCCGAACTGCTGCACAAGGAAACGGCTGCCTTCCTTGCGTGGTCAAACGATTCAGAGTCCAAGACTGATGCGGTCCTGCGGGCGGCTCTGGCGCATCTGTGGTTTGTCACGATCCACCCGTTCGAGGATGGCAACGGGCGCATCGCGCGCGCGATCGCGGACTGGCAACTCGCGCGCTCGGAGGGGAGCGCTCAGCGCTTCTACAGCATGTCGGCGCAGATCCATATCGAGCGGAACGACTACTACGACATCC
This genomic interval from Acidobacteriota bacterium contains the following:
- a CDS encoding DUF433 domain-containing protein gives rise to the protein MAHSDRITIEPGKRSGKPCIRGLRITVSDVLDYLASGMSEEDVLRDFPDLTREDIRACLAFDAEQGATLLVIAPSAY
- a CDS encoding Fic family protein translates to MGPRYIHQQPAWPRFRWDQETLAGPLAEIRHQQGRLLGRMEGLGFPFQKEAELRTLTLDVLKSSEIEGEKLDAEQVRSSIARRLGLETAGTVAVGRDVEGVVEMMLDATQNFAQPLSEERLFGWHAALFPTGYSGMRKIKVAAWRDDAEGPMEIVSGAVGKEHVHYRAPAAELLHKETAAFLAWSNDSESKTDAVLRAALAHLWFVTIHPFEDGNGRIARAIADWQLARSEGSAQRFYSMSAQIHIERNDYYDILEHTQKGNLDVTPWVEWFLACLGRAFVGTEETLAAVVRKARFWERTVHISINNRQRAFINRLLDGFEGKLTTTKWAKLTKCSHDTALRDIHALIENGILQQDTGGGRSTSYSLRD